In a single window of the Nicotiana tomentosiformis chromosome 10, ASM39032v3, whole genome shotgun sequence genome:
- the LOC138900414 gene encoding uncharacterized protein, whose amino-acid sequence METSGVSFTTFQFTGAAFTWWEAYERRRPVGAVPLTWQEFSVLFLEKYVPQSHREELRRQFEQLRQEDMTVTQYVMRFSELARHTIWLVPTDRERIRRLIDGLTFQLRIELVCSQDRVEREAKRSRGSGSFGGVPSGGQFHHGRGCPYRHAQTVSSVHRGASSGHGSHSSQ is encoded by the exons atggagaccagtggggtctcgttcactacttttcagtttactggaGCTGCGTTCAcctggtgggaggcttacgagagacgtaggccggtcggtgcagtgccacttacatggcaggagttctccgttctcttcttggagaagtatgTGCCACAGTCtcatagagaggagctgcgcagacagtttgagcagttgcgtcaggagGATATGACTGTGACGCAGTACgtgatgagattttctgagttagcccgtcatacgatctggttggttcccactgatagggaaaggatcaggaggttaattgatggcctcacatttcAGCTGCGg atagagtTGGTCTGCAGCCAGGatcgggttgagagggaggccaagaggtctcgtggaTCAGGTAGTTTTGgtggtgttccttctggaggTCAGTTCCACCACGGCAGGGGTtgtccctataggcatgctcAGACGGTTAGttcagttcaccgtggtgcatcatctggccatggttcccACAGTTCTCAGTAG
- the LOC138900413 gene encoding uncharacterized protein, which produces MIHQQKYVKELLKRFKMEDTKEIDTLIVTTTKLDIDEPGSSVDQKLIHTPSTNYTPKKGRVKAIARKTVARSELSHKLDEQLKASVVQEPQIFEESFKSATEWEETISSETKQVTSSPKITSEIISEFTENLENRFVLVGTVADVETTESGNIGGKDKKKKKEKESEGAQGDVREMGKGVVESLPILVGLTEETRAMVLWSEESAEEEENLREKGGSVSGEAVEGLVRLWKRFQEPVSSVQEPLEDLLKRVSDSYNPKRKKSSEVKIPGTSRANKKRKTASSIPIETPPTRGRATRSQKKHSEAKLEKALEECKRKAAAKGKKKWRKKKVKKKRNLKKSRTRWLVWERTVLKGRLLRDLEEEGMMMLMEKLQLQSWKDMVLQMDRKLARTLIVEFMANYEIKNGKVTSVVNEVTVSFDDKELGEILGVSAEGVLTGTKTHVIPYDFILMTVLAHFKVTLKKWDVSTNKDHFGANTLTVCDYEVHTAPKEPGSSKKVSVNNNVRALVQESGAKDAEIERLKKRLTEVEIERDDLKAELANEKEKNEGILHDMLKLLQARNQEPGPSQPRNLSCLVRQTSDPYGICFVLFDHDPIANIIRLINDA; this is translated from the exons AATCCACACACCTTCAACCAACTATACACCCAAGAAAGGACGAGTAAAGGCTATTGCTCGTAAGACAGTGGCAAGGAGTGAATTATCCCATAAGTTAGATGAACAATTGAAAGCAAGCGTGGTACAAGAACCCCAAATATTTGAAGAATCATTTAAGTCTGCTACTGAGTGGGAAGAAACTATTTCATCTGAAACAAAGCAGGTAACATCTAGTCCTAAAATTACATCTGAAATAATTTCTGAGTTTACTGAAAATCTAGAAAATAGGTTTGTTCTGGTAGGAACTGTGGCTGATGTTGAAACCACTGAATCTGGAAATATTGGCGgtaaagataaaaagaaaaaaaaagaaaaagagagtgaggGTGCTCAAGGTGATGTGAGGGAAATGGGAAAAGGAGTGGTTGAATCTTTACCCATTCTTGTTGGTTTGACTGAAGAAACACGAGCTATGGTATTGTGGAGTGAAGAATCTGCTGAAGAGGAAGAAAACTTAAGAGAAAAAGGGGGTAGTGTGTCTGGAGAAGCTGTTGAGGGGTTGGTTAGGTTGTGGAAGAGGTTTCAAGAACCTGTTTCATCTGTGCAGGAACCCCTCGAAGACCTACTGAAACGCGTGTCTGACAGCTATAATCCAAAAAGGAAGAAGAGTTCAGAAGTTAAAATTCCTGGAACTTCTAGGGCAAACAAGAAGAGAAAGACTGCGTCTTCTATCCCTATAGAGACTCCTCCCacaagaggaagagctacaaggagtcagaagaagcaTAGTGAGGCTAAACTTGAAAAGGCCTTGGAAGAATGTAAAAGAAAAGCTGCTGCAAAGGGAAAGAAGAAA TGGAGGAAGAAGAaagtgaagaagaagaggaatcTCAAGAAGAGTAGGACAAGATGGTTAGTTTGGGAAAGAACCGTCTTGAAGGGTAGACTCCTCagggacttggaggaggaaggcaTGATGATGCTGATGGAAAAACTACAACTGCAGagttggaaggacatggtccttcaaaTGGATAGAAAGCTTGCCAGAACTTTGATTGTAGAATTCATGGCAAATTATGAGATAAAAAATGGCAAAGTCACCAGTGTGGTGAATGAGGTGACTGTGAGCTTTGATGACAAGGAATTGGGAGAGATTCTGGGAGTATCTGctgaagg ggttctaaCTGGCACTAAAACTCATGTCATACCCTATGATTTCATTCTCATGACTGTACTGGCTCACTTCAAGGTAACCCTAAAGAAATGGGATGTCAGTACAAACAAGGATCACTTTGGGGCGAACACCTTGACTGtatgtgactatgaagtccacactgctcccaaagaacctggttcatccaagaaggtATCCGTGAACAACAACGTAAGAGCCTTGGTGCAAGAGAGTGGGGCTAAagatgctgagattgagaggctgaagaagaggctGACTGAAGTAGAAATTGAGAGGGATGATCTCAAGGCTGAGCTTGCAAATGAGAAGGAGAAGAATGAAGGCATTCTTCATGATATGTTGAAGCTACTTCAGGCCAgaaaccaagaacctggtccttcccagcctCGAAACCTTTCTTGCCTAGTTAGACAAACTAGTGATCCATATGGGATTTGTTTTGTTCTTTTTGATCATGATCCA ATagctaatatcattagattgataaatgatgcttga